One Ctenopharyngodon idella isolate HZGC_01 chromosome 9, HZGC01, whole genome shotgun sequence DNA window includes the following coding sequences:
- the arglu1a gene encoding arginine and glutamate-rich protein 1-A: protein MGRSRSRSSSRSKHSKHSRRRSRSRSKSSKKRSRSKELKRSRRSRSRSDSRRDRGGSPPDRTDMFGRTLSKRNNDEKQKREEEERRTEIERQRKIRQQEIEERLIEEETARRVEELVARRVEEELEKRRDEIEHEVLRRVEEAKRIMEAQLLQELERQRQAELNAQKAREEEEKSKREELERILEENNRKIADAQAKLAEDQLRIVEEQRKIHEERMKLEQERQRQQKEEQRMILGKGKSRPRLSFTLKATE from the exons ATGGGTCGCTCTCGGAGCCGCAGCTCGTCCCGGTCCAAACACTCTAAACACAGCCGCAGACGGAGCCGTTCAAGATCCAAATCCAGCAAGAAAAGGAGCAGATCGAAGGAGCTGAAAAGGAGCAGACGGTCCCGCTCGAGATCCGACAGCAGGAGGGACAGGGGTGGCTCACCACCCGACCGAACCGACATGTTCGGCCGGACACTGAGCAAGAGAAACAACGACGAGAAACAGAAGAGagaagaggaggagagaagaacagagatagagagacagaggaAGAT CCGTCAGCAAGAAATTGAGGAGCGTCTGATCGAGGAGGAGACTGCAAGGCGCGTGGAGGAGCTTGTGGCGCGGCGGGTGGAGGAAGAGCTTGAGAAGCGGCGTGACGAGATCGAGCATGAGGTCTTGCGGAGGGTGGAGGAGGCCAAACGCATCATGGAGGCGCAGCTTTTGCAGGAGCTAGAGAGGCAGAGGCAGGCTGAACTGAACGCCCAGAAAGCCAGAGAG GAGGAAGAAAAATCCAAACGAGAGGAGCTGGAGAGAATTTTGGAAGAAAACAACCGAAAGATTGCTGATGCTCAAGCTAAGCTG GCTGAGGATCAGCTACGTATAGTAGAAGAACAAAGGAAGATCCATGAGGAACGCATGAAGCTAGAGCAGGAGAGGCAGAGACAACAGAAAGAGGAACAGAGGATGATATTGGGGAAGGGCAAGTCCCGACCTCGCCTCTCCTTCACTCTCAAAGCTACAGAGTga